From a single Sinomonas atrocyanea genomic region:
- the rplN gene encoding 50S ribosomal protein L14: MIQQESRLKVADNTGAKEILTIRVLGGSGRRYAGIGDVIVATVKDAIPGGNVKKGDVVKAVIVRTKKERRRADGSYIKFDENAAVILKNDGDPRGTRIFGPVGRELRDKKFMKIVSLAPEVL; encoded by the coding sequence GTGATTCAGCAGGAGTCGCGGCTCAAGGTCGCCGACAACACGGGTGCGAAGGAAATCCTCACCATCCGCGTTCTCGGTGGTTCGGGCCGCCGCTACGCAGGTATCGGCGATGTCATCGTCGCCACCGTCAAGGATGCAATCCCTGGCGGCAACGTCAAGAAGGGCGACGTGGTCAAGGCCGTCATCGTCCGCACCAAGAAGGAGCGCCGCCGCGCGGACGGCTCCTACATCAAGTTCGACGAGAACGCGGCAGTCATCCTCAAGAACGACGGGGATCCCCGTGGCACCCGTATCTTCGGCCCGGTCGGCCGCGAGCTGCGCGACAAGAAGTTCATGAAGATCGTCTCGCTGGCTCCGGAGGTGCTCTGA
- the rpsQ gene encoding 30S ribosomal protein S17, translating to MSEEKNLTENAAEQRGHRKTARGYVVSDKMDKTIVVEVEDRVKHSLYGKVIRRTEKRKAHDENNTAGIGDLVLIAETRPLSATKRWRLVEILEKAK from the coding sequence GTGAGCGAAGAGAAGAACCTGACGGAGAACGCTGCCGAGCAGCGCGGCCACCGCAAGACGGCCCGCGGCTACGTCGTGTCCGACAAGATGGACAAGACGATCGTCGTCGAGGTCGAGGACCGCGTGAAGCACTCGCTGTACGGCAAGGTCATCCGCCGCACCGAGAAGCGCAAGGCCCACGACGAGAACAACACCGCCGGCATCGGCGACCTCGTTCTCATCGCGGAGACCCGTCCGCTGTCCGCCACCAAGCGGTGGCGCCTCGTCGAGATCCTCGAGAAGGCCAAGTAA
- the rpmC gene encoding 50S ribosomal protein L29, translated as MAVGSKDMTAEKLDQLDNERLFEELKKAKEELFNLRFQSATGQLENHGRLRAVKKDIARIYTILRERELGIRAEAAPVVAETKDTKKAAKKAAKAEPAEAAEEDAK; from the coding sequence ATGGCAGTCGGTTCGAAGGACATGACGGCTGAGAAGCTCGACCAGCTGGACAACGAGCGCCTCTTCGAGGAGCTCAAGAAGGCCAAGGAAGAGCTGTTCAACCTGCGCTTCCAGTCGGCCACCGGCCAGCTCGAGAACCACGGCCGCCTCCGTGCGGTCAAGAAGGACATCGCCCGCATCTACACGATCCTGCGCGAGCGCGAGCTCGGCATCCGTGCCGAGGCCGCCCCCGTGGTCGCCGAGACGAAGGACACGAAGAAGGCGGCTAAGAAGGCTGCCAAGGCCGAGCCGGCCGAGGCTGCCGAGGAGGACGCCAAGTGA
- the rplP gene encoding 50S ribosomal protein L16, producing MLIPRRVKHRKQHHPGRSGAATGGTKVTFGEYGIQALSPAYVTNRQIESARIAMTRHIKRGGKVWINIYPDRPLTKKPAETRMGSGKGSPEWWVANVKPGRVLFELSGVSDEVAREALRLAIHKLPLKARIVRREGGE from the coding sequence ATGCTTATCCCGCGTCGTGTGAAGCACCGCAAGCAGCACCACCCGGGTCGCTCGGGCGCTGCCACCGGTGGCACCAAGGTCACCTTCGGCGAGTACGGCATCCAGGCCCTCTCCCCGGCGTACGTGACCAACCGTCAGATCGAGTCCGCTCGTATCGCCATGACCCGTCACATCAAGCGTGGCGGTAAGGTCTGGATCAACATCTACCCGGACCGTCCGCTGACCAAGAAGCCCGCCGAGACCCGCATGGGTTCCGGTAAGGGCTCGCCGGAGTGGTGGGTCGCCAACGTCAAGCCGGGCCGCGTGCTCTTCGAGCTCTCCGGTGTGTCCGACGAGGTGGCGCGCGAGGCCCTGCGCCTCGCCATCCACAAGCTCCCGTTGAAGGCGCGCATCGTGCGCCGCGAAGGTGGTGAATGA
- the rpsC gene encoding 30S ribosomal protein S3 — protein MGQKVNPHGFRLGITTDHVSHWFADSNKPGQRYKDFVREDVKIRQLMTNGMERAGIAKVEIERTRDRVRVDIHTARPGIVIGRRGAEADRIRGELEKLTGKQVQLNILEVKNPEVEAQLVAQGVAEQLSSRVAFRRAMKKAMQSAQRAGAKGIRIACSGRLGGAEMSRSEFYREGRVPLHTLRANIDYGFYEAKTTFGRIGVKVWIYKGDVTSKELAAQAAAAPSRGRGDRGDRAGRPGGERRRRPSGDRQPQAATAAAEAPVAEAAAPAAEGGEA, from the coding sequence ATGGGACAGAAGGTCAACCCCCACGGGTTCCGACTCGGCATCACCACCGACCACGTCTCGCACTGGTTTGCCGACAGCAACAAGCCCGGTCAGCGCTACAAGGACTTCGTCCGTGAGGACGTCAAGATCCGCCAGCTCATGACCAACGGCATGGAGCGCGCCGGCATCGCCAAGGTCGAGATCGAGCGCACCCGCGACCGCGTCCGCGTGGACATCCACACGGCGCGCCCGGGCATCGTGATCGGCCGCCGCGGCGCCGAGGCCGACCGCATCCGCGGCGAGCTCGAGAAGCTCACCGGCAAGCAGGTCCAGCTGAACATCCTCGAGGTCAAGAACCCCGAGGTCGAGGCCCAGCTGGTGGCCCAGGGTGTCGCGGAGCAGCTCTCGAGCCGTGTCGCGTTCCGCCGTGCCATGAAGAAGGCCATGCAGTCGGCGCAGCGCGCCGGTGCCAAGGGCATCCGCATCGCCTGCTCGGGCCGTCTCGGCGGCGCCGAGATGTCCCGCTCGGAGTTCTACCGCGAGGGCCGTGTGCCGCTGCACACGCTCCGCGCGAACATCGACTACGGCTTCTACGAGGCCAAGACCACCTTCGGCCGCATCGGCGTGAAGGTCTGGATCTACAAGGGCGATGTGACCTCCAAGGAGCTGGCTGCCCAGGCTGCCGCCGCTCCGTCCCGCGGTCGTGGTGACCGCGGCGACCGTGCGGGCCGCCCCGGTGGCGAGCGCCGCCGTCGTCCGTCTGGCGACCGCCAGCCGCAGGCCGCCACCGCGGCCGCCGAGGCTCCGGTTGCCGAGGCCGCTGCTCCGGCAGCAGAAGGAGGAGAGGCTTAA
- the rplV gene encoding 50S ribosomal protein L22, with the protein MEAKAIARHIRVTPMKARRVVNLVRGKQANEALAILKFAQQAASEPVYKVLASAVANARVLADRDGVAFDESDLYISEAFVDEGPTMKRFQPRAQGRAYRIKKRTSHITVVVATPENEEVR; encoded by the coding sequence ATGGAAGCCAAGGCAATTGCGCGTCACATCCGCGTAACGCCGATGAAGGCCCGGCGCGTCGTCAACCTTGTTCGTGGCAAGCAGGCGAATGAGGCTCTGGCGATCCTGAAGTTCGCCCAGCAGGCGGCTTCGGAGCCGGTGTACAAGGTCCTCGCGTCCGCGGTGGCCAACGCCCGTGTCCTCGCCGACCGCGACGGTGTCGCGTTCGACGAGAGCGACCTCTACATCTCTGAGGCGTTCGTCGACGAGGGTCCGACCATGAAGCGGTTCCAGCCGCGCGCCCAGGGCCGCGCCTACCGCATCAAGAAGCGCACCAGCCACATCACCGTGGTCGTCGCGACGCCCGAGAACGAGGAGGTCCGGTAA
- the rpsS gene encoding 30S ribosomal protein S19, translating into MPRSLKKGPFVDQHLFVKVARENEKGTKNVIKTWSRRSMIVPDMLGHTIAVHDGRKHIPVFVTESMVGHKLGEFAPTRTFRGHVKDDKKGKRR; encoded by the coding sequence ATGCCACGCAGCCTGAAGAAGGGTCCTTTCGTTGACCAGCACCTCTTTGTGAAGGTCGCCAGGGAAAACGAGAAGGGCACCAAGAACGTCATCAAGACCTGGTCCCGCCGCTCGATGATCGTCCCCGACATGCTCGGGCACACGATCGCCGTGCACGACGGACGCAAGCACATCCCGGTCTTCGTCACCGAGTCGATGGTCGGGCACAAGCTCGGCGAATTCGCCCCGACGCGGACTTTCCGCGGCCACGTGAAGGACGACAAGAAGGGCAAGCGCCGCTGA
- the rplB gene encoding 50S ribosomal protein L2: MAIRNYKPTTPGRRGSSVADFAEITRSTPEKSLVRPLPKKGGRNNSGKITTRHKGGGHKRQYRLIDFRRHDKDGVNAKVAHIEYDPNRTARIALLHFVDGTKRYIIAPNKLSQGDIVESGPDADIKPGNNLPLRNIPVGTVIHAVELRPGGGAKMARSAGASIQLVAKEGKYAQLRLPSGEVRNVDVRCRATVGEVGNAEQSNINWGKAGRMRWKGVRPTVRGVAMNPVDHPHGGGEGKTSGGRHPVNPNGKPEGRTRRPNKASDKLIVRRRRTGKNKR; encoded by the coding sequence ATGGCAATCCGTAACTACAAGCCGACTACCCCGGGCCGCCGCGGCTCGAGCGTGGCCGACTTCGCAGAGATCACGCGCTCGACGCCGGAGAAGTCCCTGGTTCGCCCCCTCCCCAAGAAGGGCGGCCGCAACAACTCCGGCAAGATCACCACGCGCCACAAGGGTGGTGGGCACAAGCGCCAGTACCGTCTGATCGACTTCCGTCGTCACGACAAGGACGGCGTCAACGCCAAGGTCGCGCACATCGAGTACGACCCGAACCGCACCGCGCGCATCGCGCTGCTGCACTTCGTGGACGGCACCAAGCGCTACATCATCGCGCCGAACAAGCTCTCCCAGGGCGACATCGTCGAGTCCGGTCCGGACGCCGACATCAAGCCCGGCAACAACCTGCCGCTGCGGAACATCCCGGTCGGTACGGTCATCCACGCCGTCGAGCTCCGCCCCGGTGGCGGCGCGAAGATGGCCCGCTCGGCCGGTGCCTCGATCCAGCTGGTGGCGAAGGAGGGCAAGTATGCCCAGCTCCGCCTCCCCTCGGGCGAGGTCCGCAACGTCGACGTCCGCTGCCGCGCGACGGTCGGCGAGGTCGGCAACGCCGAGCAGTCGAACATCAACTGGGGCAAGGCCGGCCGCATGCGCTGGAAGGGCGTCCGCCCGACCGTCCGCGGTGTCGCCATGAACCCGGTGGACCACCCGCACGGTGGTGGTGAGGGCAAGACCTCCGGTGGCCGTCACCCCGTCAACCCGAACGGCAAGCCCGAGGGCCGCACCCGCCGCCCGAACAAGGCGAGCGACAAGCTCATCGTCCGTCGTCGTCGTACTGGCAAGAACAAGCGATAG
- the rplW gene encoding 50S ribosomal protein L23 — protein MSASSYKDPRDVIFAPVVSEKSYGLIDEGKYTFLVDPRSNKTEIKIAIERIFSVKVDSINTLNRPGKRKRTKFGWGERKSTKRAIVTLKDGSTIDIFGGPLA, from the coding sequence GTGAGCGCATCCAGCTACAAGGACCCGCGCGACGTCATCTTCGCGCCGGTCGTCTCCGAGAAGAGCTACGGGCTGATCGACGAGGGCAAGTACACCTTCCTGGTGGACCCGCGCTCGAACAAGACCGAGATCAAGATCGCGATCGAGCGCATCTTCTCGGTCAAGGTCGACTCGATCAACACGCTCAACCGCCCGGGCAAGCGCAAGCGCACCAAGTTCGGCTGGGGCGAGCGCAAGAGCACCAAGCGTGCCATCGTCACTCTCAAGGACGGCAGCACGATCGACATCTTCGGCGGTCCGCTCGCCTGA
- the rplD gene encoding 50S ribosomal protein L4, with protein sequence MANATVKVDLPAEIFDVQTNIPLLHQVVVAQLAAARQGTHKVKTRGEVSGAGRKPFKQKGTGRARQGSIRAPHMTGGGVVHGPVPRDYSQRTPKKMKAAALRGALSDRARNGRIHVVESLVSGEKPSTKGAMETLRALSERKNLLVVIDRADELAALSVRNLAEVHAIYADQLNTYDVLVSDDVVFTKAAFDAFVASKSKNEEGSK encoded by the coding sequence ATGGCTAACGCTACTGTCAAGGTCGATCTCCCCGCCGAGATCTTCGACGTCCAGACCAACATCCCGCTCCTGCACCAGGTCGTCGTCGCCCAGCTGGCCGCTGCACGCCAGGGCACGCACAAGGTGAAGACCCGCGGCGAGGTCTCCGGCGCCGGCCGCAAGCCGTTCAAGCAGAAGGGCACCGGCCGCGCCCGCCAGGGCTCGATCCGCGCCCCGCACATGACCGGCGGCGGCGTCGTCCACGGCCCCGTGCCGCGTGACTACAGCCAGCGCACCCCCAAGAAGATGAAGGCCGCTGCCCTCCGCGGCGCCCTCTCGGACCGGGCCCGTAACGGCCGGATCCACGTCGTCGAGTCCCTCGTCTCCGGCGAGAAGCCGAGCACGAAGGGCGCCATGGAGACCCTGCGCGCCCTCTCGGAGCGGAAGAACCTGCTCGTCGTGATCGACCGCGCCGACGAGCTGGCGGCCCTCTCGGTCCGCAACCTCGCCGAGGTGCACGCGATCTACGCCGACCAGCTGAACACGTACGACGTTCTCGTCTCCGACGACGTGGTCTTCACGAAGGCTGCGTTCGACGCGTTCGTGGCGTCCAAGTCCAAGAATGAGGAGGGCTCCAAGTGA
- the rplC gene encoding 50S ribosomal protein L3 — MTATRNVKGLLGTKLGMTQVWDENNKLIPVTVVKADSNVVTQLRNAETDGYTAVQIGYGQIDPRKVNKPLTGHFEKAGVTPRRHLVEVRTADADSYEVGQELSVGTFEAGQKIDIVGTTKGKGFAGVMKRHGFSGVGASHGAHKNHRKPGSIGACATPGRVFKGLRMAGRMGNVRQTTMNLTVHAVDAENSLLLIKGALPGARGSVVLVRTAVKGA, encoded by the coding sequence ATGACCGCTACCCGCAATGTGAAGGGCCTGCTGGGCACGAAGCTCGGCATGACCCAGGTCTGGGACGAGAACAACAAGCTCATCCCCGTCACTGTCGTTAAGGCCGACTCCAACGTCGTCACCCAGCTCCGCAACGCCGAGACCGACGGCTACACCGCCGTCCAGATCGGCTACGGCCAGATTGACCCGCGCAAGGTCAACAAGCCGCTCACCGGCCACTTCGAGAAGGCCGGCGTGACGCCGCGCCGCCACCTCGTCGAGGTCCGCACTGCCGACGCCGACTCCTACGAGGTGGGCCAGGAGCTCTCCGTGGGTACCTTCGAGGCCGGTCAGAAGATCGACATCGTCGGCACCACCAAGGGCAAGGGCTTCGCCGGTGTCATGAAGCGTCACGGCTTCTCCGGTGTCGGTGCCTCCCACGGTGCCCACAAGAACCACCGCAAGCCCGGTTCCATCGGTGCCTGCGCCACCCCGGGCCGCGTCTTCAAGGGCCTCCGCATGGCCGGTCGCATGGGCAACGTCCGTCAGACGACCATGAACCTCACCGTCCACGCCGTGGATGCCGAGAACTCGCTGCTCCTCATCAAGGGCGCCCTCCCCGGTGCCCGCGGCTCGGTCGTCCTCGTCCGCACCGCCGTGAAGGGAGCCTGA
- the rpsJ gene encoding 30S ribosomal protein S10 yields MAGQKIRIRLKSYDHEVIDTSARKIVETVTRAGATVVGPVPLPTEKNVYCVIRSPHKYKDSREHFEMRTHKRLIDIIDPTPKAVDSLMRLDLPADVNIEIKL; encoded by the coding sequence ATGGCGGGACAGAAGATCCGCATCCGGCTGAAGTCGTATGACCACGAGGTCATCGACACTTCGGCTCGGAAGATCGTTGAGACGGTCACGCGCGCAGGCGCAACGGTGGTGGGCCCCGTCCCGCTTCCCACGGAGAAGAACGTGTACTGCGTCATCCGCTCTCCGCACAAGTACAAGGACAGCCGCGAGCACTTCGAAATGCGCACGCACAAGCGGCTGATCGACATCATCGACCCGACGCCCAAGGCTGTCGACTCGCTCATGCGTCTCGACCTGCCGGCCGACGTCAACATCGAAATCAAGCTCTAA
- a CDS encoding GH1 family beta-glucosidase has protein sequence MLPADQSPAPGPDHGPTGPLSPAASAVEALAGRIPDGFTLGVATAAFQIEGALEEDGRGPSGWDEFATRPGMIAHGDSPAVACDHYHRSEEDLALLTDLGVDSYRFSIAWPRVQPDGRGAWNEKGWDFYDRLIDDMLAAGLSPMATLYHWDTPLPLEHDGGWLSRETAERCAAFAAEAGRRFGDRVDRWVTLNEPVSVTLNGYAVGIHAPGKQLLFDAMPAVHHQLLAHGLSVQALRASGARGAIGVTNMHAPVHPAGANPLDWIHARVVDLMVNRLYADPILLGRYPKPPFLARRFFHALRDPRPEDLATIHQPLDFYGVNYYYPARIRSGPGPTPEGVKPTKAMTKVPFHLADFPEYASTGFGWPISPKYCGVVLSELKKRYGDALPPIYITESGASFPEPAQADGMVYDDERIAYLASHLEAALAAVAPGGAAEGVDLRGWYVWTLMDNFEWAAGYTQRFGLVHTDFATLERTPKASYYWLRRLARARHRPAVSA, from the coding sequence ATGCTCCCTGCGGACCAGTCACCGGCTCCCGGCCCCGACCATGGTCCCACAGGGCCGCTCAGTCCTGCCGCCTCGGCCGTGGAGGCGCTGGCCGGCCGGATCCCCGACGGGTTCACGCTCGGAGTGGCGACGGCGGCATTCCAGATCGAGGGGGCCCTTGAGGAGGACGGCCGCGGCCCGTCCGGCTGGGACGAGTTCGCAACGCGTCCCGGCATGATCGCCCACGGGGACTCCCCCGCCGTCGCGTGCGACCACTACCACCGCAGCGAGGAGGACCTCGCGCTGCTCACCGACCTCGGCGTGGACTCCTACCGCTTCTCGATCGCGTGGCCGCGCGTGCAGCCGGACGGCCGCGGCGCGTGGAACGAGAAGGGCTGGGACTTCTACGACCGCCTCATCGACGACATGCTCGCCGCGGGCCTCTCCCCCATGGCCACGCTGTACCACTGGGACACACCGCTCCCCCTCGAGCACGACGGCGGGTGGCTGAGCCGCGAGACCGCGGAACGGTGCGCTGCCTTCGCCGCAGAGGCCGGGCGCCGCTTCGGCGACCGCGTGGACCGATGGGTGACGCTCAACGAGCCGGTGTCGGTGACCCTGAACGGGTACGCGGTGGGCATCCATGCCCCGGGCAAGCAGCTCCTGTTCGACGCCATGCCGGCCGTGCACCACCAGCTGCTGGCCCACGGCCTGTCCGTCCAGGCCCTCCGCGCGTCCGGCGCCCGGGGAGCGATCGGGGTCACGAACATGCACGCCCCCGTGCACCCGGCGGGCGCGAACCCGCTCGACTGGATCCACGCGCGCGTGGTCGACCTCATGGTCAACCGGCTCTACGCGGACCCGATCCTCCTGGGCCGCTACCCGAAGCCGCCCTTCCTCGCGCGCCGGTTCTTCCACGCGCTGCGCGACCCGCGCCCGGAGGACCTCGCCACGATCCACCAGCCGCTCGACTTCTACGGCGTCAACTACTACTACCCCGCGCGCATCCGCTCCGGGCCCGGGCCGACGCCGGAGGGTGTGAAGCCGACGAAGGCCATGACGAAGGTGCCCTTCCACCTCGCCGACTTCCCCGAGTACGCGAGCACCGGCTTCGGCTGGCCCATCTCCCCGAAGTACTGCGGGGTGGTCCTGTCCGAGCTCAAGAAGCGCTACGGCGACGCGCTCCCCCCGATCTACATCACCGAGAGCGGGGCGAGCTTCCCCGAGCCCGCCCAGGCGGACGGGATGGTGTACGACGACGAGCGGATCGCCTACCTCGCCTCGCACCTCGAGGCGGCGCTCGCCGCCGTCGCGCCGGGCGGGGCCGCCGAGGGCGTCGACCTGCGCGGCTGGTATGTGTGGACGCTCATGGACAACTTCGAATGGGCGGCCGGCTACACGCAGCGGTTCGGGCTCGTGCACACGGACTTCGCCACGCTCGAGCGGACGCCCAAGGCCTCCTACTACTGGCTGCGCCGGCTCGCGCGGGCCAGGCACCGGCCCGCCGTCAGCGCCTGA
- the tuf gene encoding elongation factor Tu, which produces MAKAKFERTKPHVNIGTIGHVDHGKTTLTAAISKVLADKYPDLNEKRDFAQIDSAPEERQRGITINISHIEYQTEKRHYAHVDAPGHADYIKNMITGAAQMDGAILVVAATDGPMAQTREHVLLARQVGVPYLLVALNKADMVDDEELLDLVEMEVRELLSSQGFDGDNAPVIRVSGLKALEGDPKWVKSVEDLMEAVDENIPDPVRDRDKPFLMPIEDVFTITGRGTVVTGRAERGTLALNSEVEIVGIRPVQKTTVTGIEMFHKQLDEAWAGENCGLLLRGIKREDVERGQVVVKPGSITPHTDFEANVYILSKDEGGRHNPFYSNYRPQFYFRTTDVTGVITLPEGTEMVMPGDNTEMTVQLIQPIAMEEGLGFAIREGGRTVGSGRVTKIIK; this is translated from the coding sequence GTGGCGAAGGCAAAGTTCGAGCGGACTAAGCCGCACGTCAACATCGGCACCATCGGCCACGTTGACCACGGCAAGACGACGCTGACTGCTGCCATCTCGAAGGTGCTTGCCGACAAGTACCCCGACCTCAACGAGAAGCGCGACTTCGCGCAGATCGACTCCGCTCCTGAGGAGCGCCAGCGCGGCATCACCATCAACATCTCCCACATCGAGTACCAGACGGAGAAGCGCCACTACGCTCACGTCGACGCTCCGGGCCACGCTGACTACATCAAGAACATGATCACGGGTGCGGCGCAGATGGACGGCGCCATCCTCGTGGTTGCGGCGACTGATGGTCCGATGGCTCAGACCCGCGAGCACGTTCTGCTCGCCCGCCAGGTCGGCGTGCCGTACCTGCTGGTCGCGCTGAACAAGGCCGACATGGTCGACGACGAGGAGCTCCTCGATCTCGTCGAGATGGAGGTCCGTGAGCTCCTGTCCTCGCAGGGCTTCGATGGCGACAACGCTCCGGTCATCCGCGTCTCGGGCCTCAAGGCTCTCGAGGGCGACCCGAAGTGGGTCAAGTCGGTTGAGGACCTCATGGAGGCCGTCGACGAGAACATCCCGGACCCGGTCCGTGACCGCGACAAGCCGTTCCTCATGCCGATCGAGGACGTCTTCACGATCACCGGCCGTGGCACGGTCGTGACCGGCCGCGCCGAGCGTGGCACCCTCGCCCTCAACTCCGAGGTCGAGATCGTCGGTATCCGCCCGGTCCAGAAGACCACGGTCACCGGTATCGAGATGTTCCACAAGCAGCTCGACGAGGCGTGGGCCGGCGAGAACTGTGGCCTCCTGCTCCGCGGCATCAAGCGCGAGGACGTCGAGCGTGGCCAGGTCGTCGTGAAGCCGGGTTCCATCACCCCGCACACCGACTTCGAGGCGAACGTCTACATCCTCTCCAAGGACGAGGGCGGCCGTCACAACCCGTTCTACTCGAACTACCGCCCGCAGTTCTACTTCCGTACCACGGACGTGACCGGCGTCATCACCCTCCCCGAGGGCACCGAGATGGTCATGCCCGGCGACAACACTGAGATGACCGTTCAGCTCATCCAGCCCATCGCCATGGAAGAGGGCCTCGGCTTCGCCATCCGCGAGGGTGGCCGCACCGTTGGCTCGGGCCGCGTGACCAAGATCATCAAGTAG
- the fusA gene encoding elongation factor G has product MALDVLTDLSRVRNIGIMAHIDAGKTTTTERILFYTGMTHKIGETHDGASTTDWMEQEKERGITITSAAVSCFWNNNQINIIDTPGHVDFTVEVERSLRVLDGAVAVFDGKEGVEPQSETVWRQADKYDVPRICFVNKMDKLGADFYFTVDTIVKRLGAKPLVMQLPIGSESDFIGVVDLLTMKALVWPGDAKGDVTMGASYETREIPADMQEKAEQYRHELVEAVAEASEELMEKYLEGEELTLEELKAGIRKLTVNSEIYPVFCGSAFKNRGVQPMLDAVIDYLPSPLDVPAMIGHDPKDETVEMTRKPSEEEPFSALAFKIASHPFFGQLNFIRVYSGKATSGMQVLNSTKGKKERLGKLFQMHANKENPVEELHAGHIYAVIGLKDTTTGDTLCDMANPIVLESMTFPEPVIFVAIEPKTKGDQEKLSTAIQKLSAEDPTFTVSLNEETGQTEIGGMGELHLDILVDRMRREFKVEANVGKPQVAYRETIKKKVEKVDYTHKKQTGGSGQFAKVQVTFEPLDTAEGTFYEFVNAVTGGRVPREYIPSVDAGIQDAMQFGILAGYPMVGVKASLTDGAYHDVDSSEMAFKIAGSQVFKEGARRANPVLLEPLMAVEVRTPEEYMGDVIGDLNSRRGQIQAMEDAVGVKVIRALVPLSEMFGYIGDLRSKTQGRAVYSMQFDSYSEVPKAVADEIIQKSRGE; this is encoded by the coding sequence GTGGCACTCGACGTGCTTACCGACCTCAGCAGGGTCCGCAACATCGGCATCATGGCGCACATCGATGCCGGCAAGACCACCACGACCGAGCGCATTCTCTTCTACACGGGCATGACGCACAAGATCGGCGAGACGCACGACGGCGCCTCGACGACCGACTGGATGGAGCAGGAGAAGGAGCGCGGCATCACCATCACGTCTGCCGCCGTGTCCTGCTTCTGGAACAACAACCAGATCAACATCATCGACACGCCCGGCCACGTGGACTTCACGGTAGAGGTCGAGCGCTCCCTGCGCGTGCTCGACGGCGCCGTCGCCGTCTTCGACGGCAAGGAGGGCGTCGAGCCGCAGTCCGAGACGGTGTGGCGCCAGGCCGACAAGTACGACGTCCCGCGCATCTGCTTCGTCAACAAGATGGACAAGCTCGGCGCCGACTTCTACTTCACGGTCGACACCATCGTGAAGCGCCTCGGTGCCAAGCCGCTCGTCATGCAGCTGCCCATCGGCTCCGAGAGCGACTTCATCGGCGTCGTGGACCTGCTCACCATGAAGGCCCTCGTCTGGCCTGGCGACGCCAAGGGCGACGTGACCATGGGTGCCTCCTACGAGACCCGCGAGATCCCCGCGGACATGCAGGAGAAGGCCGAGCAGTACCGCCACGAGCTCGTCGAGGCCGTCGCTGAGGCCTCCGAGGAGCTCATGGAGAAGTACCTCGAGGGCGAGGAGCTCACCCTCGAGGAGCTCAAGGCCGGTATCCGCAAGCTCACGGTCAACTCGGAGATCTACCCCGTGTTCTGTGGCTCTGCGTTCAAGAACCGCGGCGTCCAGCCGATGCTCGACGCGGTCATCGACTACCTCCCGTCCCCGCTCGACGTGCCCGCCATGATCGGTCACGACCCGAAGGACGAGACGGTCGAGATGACCCGCAAGCCGAGCGAGGAGGAGCCGTTCTCCGCTCTGGCGTTCAAGATCGCTTCGCACCCGTTCTTCGGCCAGCTCAACTTCATCCGCGTGTACTCGGGCAAGGCGACCTCGGGCATGCAGGTGCTGAACTCGACGAAGGGCAAGAAGGAGCGCCTCGGCAAGCTCTTCCAGATGCACGCCAACAAGGAGAACCCCGTCGAGGAGCTCCACGCTGGCCACATCTACGCGGTGATCGGCCTCAAGGACACCACGACCGGCGACACGCTGTGCGACATGGCGAACCCGATCGTCCTCGAGTCGATGACCTTCCCCGAGCCCGTGATCTTCGTGGCCATCGAGCCGAAGACCAAGGGCGACCAGGAGAAGCTCTCCACCGCCATCCAGAAGCTCTCCGCTGAGGACCCGACGTTCACCGTCTCCCTCAACGAGGAGACCGGCCAGACCGAGATCGGCGGCATGGGCGAGCTCCACCTTGACATCCTGGTGGACCGCATGCGCCGCGAGTTCAAGGTCGAGGCCAACGTGGGCAAGCCGCAGGTGGCCTACCGCGAGACCATCAAGAAGAAGGTCGAGAAGGTCGACTACACGCACAAGAAGCAGACTGGCGGTTCCGGCCAGTTCGCGAAGGTGCAGGTCACGTTCGAGCCGCTCGACACGGCGGAGGGCACGTTCTACGAGTTCGTGAACGCCGTCACCGGCGGTCGCGTCCCGCGCGAGTACATCCCGAGCGTGGACGCGGGCATCCAGGACGCCATGCAGTTCGGCATCCTGGCGGGCTACCCGATGGTGGGCGTGAAGGCGTCGCTCACCGACGGTGCCTACCACGACGTCGACTCCTCGGAGATGGCGTTCAAGATCGCCGGTTCGCAGGTGTTCAAGGAGGGCGCACGCCGCGCCAACCCGGTGCTCCTCGAGCCGCTCATGGCCGTCGAGGTCCGTACGCCCGAGGAGTACATGGGCGACGTCATCGGCGACCTGAACTCCCGCCGTGGCCAGATCCAGGCCATGGAGGACGCTGTCGGCGTCAAGGTCATCCGCGCCCTCGTGCCGCTGTCCGAGATGTTCGGCTACATCGGCGACCTTCGCTCGAAGACCCAGGGACGTGCTGTCTACTCGATGCAGTTCGACAGCTACTCCGAGGTCCCGAAGGCCGTCGCCGACGAGATCATCCAGAAGTCGCGCGGCGAGTAG